The following are encoded together in the Natronolimnobius sp. AArcel1 genome:
- a CDS encoding bifunctional methylenetetrahydrofolate dehydrogenase/methenyltetrahydrofolate cyclohydrolase yields MTEIIDGNAVASEIRDDLTDAIETLADAGARPGLATVLMGDDPASETYVNMKQRDCEEVGIESYHVDVDGDASPETLYDEIAALNDNDDVHGYIVQAPVPDHVDYREVIRRVDPAKDVDGFHPENVGRLVAGDARFRPCTPHGVQKLLESAGVETEGKDVTIVGRSDIVGKPLANLLIQKAEDGNATVTVCHSRTEDLAEKTRSADIVVAAAGAPELVDGSMIGDGAVVIDVGVNRVDADTEKGYELVGDVEFESAKENASAITPVPGGVGPMTRALLLYNTVKAASLQEGIDVDLP; encoded by the coding sequence ATGACCGAGATTATCGACGGCAACGCTGTCGCGAGCGAGATCCGTGACGATCTGACCGACGCCATCGAGACGCTCGCCGACGCGGGCGCACGACCGGGCCTGGCGACAGTGTTGATGGGCGACGATCCCGCCAGCGAGACGTATGTCAATATGAAACAGCGCGATTGCGAGGAGGTCGGCATCGAGAGCTATCACGTCGATGTCGACGGTGACGCCTCGCCCGAGACGCTGTACGACGAAATCGCTGCGCTCAACGACAACGACGATGTCCACGGCTACATCGTGCAGGCACCCGTTCCGGACCACGTCGACTACCGCGAGGTCATCCGCCGCGTCGACCCCGCCAAAGACGTCGACGGCTTCCACCCAGAGAACGTCGGTCGCCTCGTCGCTGGCGACGCCCGCTTCCGACCCTGCACGCCCCACGGCGTCCAGAAACTGCTCGAGTCAGCAGGCGTCGAAACCGAGGGTAAAGACGTGACAATCGTCGGCCGCTCGGACATCGTCGGCAAGCCCCTCGCCAATCTGTTGATCCAGAAGGCCGAGGACGGCAACGCAACGGTGACGGTCTGTCACTCCCGAACCGAAGACCTCGCGGAGAAAACGCGAAGCGCGGATATCGTCGTCGCCGCCGCTGGCGCACCGGAACTTGTCGACGGCTCGATGATTGGCGACGGTGCTGTCGTGATCGACGTGGGTGTCAACCGTGTCGACGCCGATACTGAGAAGGGCTATGAACTCGTCGGCGATGTCGAGTTCGAGAGCGCAAAGGAGAATGCAAGTGCGATCACGCCAGTCCCCGGCGGCGTCGGCCCGATGACGCGCGCGTTGTTACTGTATAACACCGTCAAAGCCGCAAGTCTGCAGGAAGGCATCGACGTCGACCTCCCGTAA
- a CDS encoding TFIIB-type zinc ribbon-containing protein, with product MKIRGERECSECGTRWSYYETGSIGCPACGSIQSVGIDERTEHTDLPIEFDLTPIRSDIDDVKTSELADRAHTHCREYVRRRGFINAGQLRDLDDTYLGATELLHVSDIVAREIRLADRDELYFLSLLRDADLGERPPTADVPPSLQSARGLAYANAVREYRRDIRTWLEERDTTASERSALETLGEHVTRIRMLDGDIDPQTAERLVEATRALANGLRGDELALTQAQDRLEALEFTG from the coding sequence ATGAAAATCCGGGGCGAGCGCGAGTGTAGCGAATGTGGGACGCGCTGGTCGTACTACGAAACCGGAAGCATCGGCTGTCCGGCCTGTGGAAGCATCCAGAGCGTCGGCATCGATGAGCGAACCGAACACACCGATCTGCCAATCGAGTTCGATCTCACGCCGATTCGAAGCGATATCGACGACGTAAAAACGAGTGAACTCGCCGACCGCGCACACACCCACTGCCGCGAGTACGTTCGCCGTCGCGGCTTCATCAACGCTGGCCAGTTGCGCGACCTCGATGACACCTATCTCGGCGCGACCGAACTGCTGCACGTCTCCGATATCGTCGCCCGCGAAATCCGCCTCGCAGATCGCGACGAACTGTACTTTCTCTCGTTACTTCGTGATGCAGATCTCGGCGAACGGCCACCGACTGCAGATGTCCCGCCCTCACTCCAGTCGGCCCGCGGCCTTGCCTACGCAAACGCCGTCCGCGAGTACCGACGCGACATCCGCACGTGGCTCGAGGAACGCGACACCACTGCGAGCGAACGCAGCGCACTCGAGACGCTCGGCGAACACGTGACTCGAATCCGGATGCTCGACGGCGATATCGACCCACAGACTGCAGAGCGACTCGTCGAAGCAACGCGAGCCCTGGCGAACGGGCTGCGTGGTGACGAACTGGCGCTTACGCAGGCACAGGACCGACTCGAGGCCCTCGAGTTCACAGGGTAG
- a CDS encoding flippase-like domain-containing protein, with translation MKRRIALGFVLALCVLAVLLFVIGGHDVLAQFQRADRRFLALGVCSGLLALTFRGIVWERFLAVVDRSITRRRIAAVFLTAMFIKYVTPYGQLATEPFVAYLVARGESIAFEDGLAGVLSADLLNYVPYYTFGFLALGAITIEGTLGDGLGTQLIAFSGVFLALVAIVAVAIRRPKIVYRLVLTLTNALHRLTSRFTTRFDDHLKATAVRARLDGFYESLEQITTDRPTLLVAVLAAHLGMAFLMLPVYFGGLAIGYELALPIVALVVALGKLGSVVPAPGGTGGVEAMITAGLTALAGLEPAAALTIALIYRLSTYWLTVSLGGITSIFVLVRQTA, from the coding sequence GTGAAACGTCGGATCGCGCTTGGGTTTGTACTCGCCCTCTGTGTGTTGGCTGTGCTATTGTTCGTCATCGGTGGCCACGACGTGCTCGCTCAGTTCCAGCGCGCAGACCGCCGATTTCTCGCGCTTGGGGTCTGTTCAGGCCTGCTCGCTCTCACGTTTCGTGGCATCGTCTGGGAACGATTTCTCGCAGTCGTCGACAGGTCGATTACCCGCAGACGCATCGCCGCCGTCTTTCTGACCGCAATGTTCATCAAGTACGTCACGCCCTACGGCCAACTCGCAACCGAGCCGTTCGTCGCCTACCTGGTCGCTCGAGGAGAGTCAATTGCGTTTGAAGACGGCCTCGCTGGCGTTCTTTCAGCCGACTTGCTCAACTACGTCCCGTACTACACGTTCGGCTTTCTCGCACTTGGTGCCATCACAATAGAGGGCACACTCGGTGATGGACTGGGCACCCAACTGATCGCATTCAGTGGCGTCTTCCTGGCTCTCGTTGCGATCGTTGCCGTCGCGATTCGGCGACCGAAAATCGTCTATCGACTCGTTCTCACACTCACAAACGCGCTGCATCGTCTGACCAGTCGGTTCACGACTCGGTTTGACGACCACCTGAAGGCCACTGCGGTCCGTGCTCGACTCGATGGATTCTATGAGTCACTCGAGCAGATCACAACCGATCGACCGACGCTGCTGGTCGCAGTCCTTGCTGCCCATCTCGGGATGGCCTTTCTCATGCTGCCAGTGTATTTTGGCGGACTCGCGATTGGCTACGAACTCGCCCTCCCAATCGTCGCACTCGTCGTTGCGCTTGGCAAACTCGGCTCAGTCGTCCCCGCACCTGGGGGCACCGGCGGCGTCGAGGCCATGATCACCGCCGGACTAACCGCGCTTGCCGGTCTCGAGCCAGCAGCCGCGTTAACGATCGCGCTCATCTATCGCCTCAGCACGTACTGGCTCACGGTGTCGCTTGGCGGCATCACCAGTATTTTTGTGCTGGTTCGCCAGACTGCGTGA